aggtgggggtggggagtgaggtgTGAGGAGGCGCTGGCCAGTCTTGGGGACTTTGGGCGTAAAGAGGGTTAAGAAGTGGGGGTCCGGATGTGATGAGAGAGACTTTTTGGATCGAAACTGGAAGATCCCATTGTGGGGCGGGGGCTCCCCAGGGTCGAAGGTAGACCGCCACTCCGTGGGCAGGAGCGGGTCCAGGGTCAAGGTAGAAAATGTCACTGTAGGGAGGGGCGTCCCTTAGAACAGAAGTTTCCATTATGGGGAGTGGGAGATCCTGGATCGGTGGAAAGTTTTTGTGATGAGGAGGGAGACCCTAGGTCGGGGTGGCGTTCCACTCCCCGTGAAGTGGGGAACTCGGGTGAGAGGTGGAAGTCGCTCAGTAGGGAAGGAAAGGAATCCCAGCTTAGAAAGAAAAGTGTATTCTCTTGCAGGAAGAGGGACCCTAGGGTCAGAGGTGAGGGGTCCCACTGTGGAGAGGTGCACTCGGGATCAGAAATGGAAAGTGGAAGCTAGTTGGGAGGGTGGGAGCTGCTGGGAAGGGTAGGCACTTACGGGCAGGTAGCAGAAGCTTCTGGGTAGTTTGAAGAATGCTAAGGATGGTGAGGAGCCAGCCAGCCTGacattcttttgtgtgtttggGTGTCCCAGAGTGTGGTCAAGCTGGGGGACCCATTTGAAGTCCCACTGAGGGGGACACGGGCAGCCCAGGGGCTCTGGGAATGGCTGGGCCAGAGACTGCTGTgaaggctgggtgggggctgggtgggtgagaagttggagaaaatgtgtgtggggtggggatgggggagtaGAAGCTGGAAGCTTATTTCTCtgccatttttctccccttcatttcccGGTAGGGCTGGGATTTGGGGAGGCAGGGACCCGGAGGCTCAAGAGAAGGGGGGAGATTGgagagctgggaggaggcagcTGCCTGCTGAGGACTGTTAGGTGAGGGGAAGGCTGCAGGGGACGTCctggctcccttcccccacagtccCTAAACCCTACCTTTTGCCCATTTCCAGCAAGTTCAGGCTGTGTGGTGACCAGTCCAGGGGCACTAGAGGGGGCACCCCTGCTTCTCATCTTGAACAGAGGCAAACTTTCTACTTGCTGTAGCTGGGGATTTGTCTTCCTTTTCTGTGTGCCCGGGACAAAACCTGGGGTGCTGTGTGGGTCCTGGGTTTGAGGCTCTGCCCCTGTGTCAGGAGTCTCTACCCTGCCCGGGCTTGCCCTTGACCAGTCCCCTGAACTTGCACAGGCCCCAGCCTGGAGCCCTGCAGTGTATGTGTGGTAACACCATGTCTGTGCCCCTGCTCACCGATGCTGCCACTGTGTCTGGAGCTGAGCGGGAAACGGCTGCGGTAAGGGTCCTTGCCCACCCACAGAAGCCCCCAGGCCAGCGGGGGAACTGGCCAGAGGAGTATGGGAAAAATGGATGTGGCAGTGATGAGAAGGGAGCAGCCTAGAGCCAGCGGGTGGGGGGTGGATAATGACCTGTTCGCCTGCTGAGTTCCCCCCACGGACAGAcgtgggggacagggaggggtgggcagaagtTAGAGGACAGTGGGAAATTACACCAAGATGGTGATGATGGCCCTCTTCTCCATTTCTCCATCTTTCATTCTTTCCAAGGTTATTTTTTTGCATGGACTTGGAGACACAGGGTGAGTGAGCTGGGGAGTGGGTGttccctgggaggtggggcctggcccagtgggcagggctggagaggCCTGTGCCCGCCCCTTCTCCCTCTGCACAAGGgtgccttttctcccttccctcctacaGGCACAGTTGGGCTGACGCCCTCTCCACCATCCGGCTCCCTCACGTCAAGTACATCTGTCCCCATGCGTGAGTGTCACCCTAGCGAGGGAGGGGCTGATGATGGGAATCAGATGTGGGGGTGGTGATCCTGTGGTCCCATGTCTATTCTCTCCTGCCAGCTGCgtcctggggcctgggcccaggacaGTCAGAAGTGTCATTTTTAGCCTTTACTCCTGTGGAGCCCCCAGGAATGGGGTCCAGCCCCAGCCCAAGGTCTCCTAGACCTGAGTCCTTCTAGAACCAGGACCCCCTGTTCCCCTTCCCCAAATACTCACCaactgagctggaaccctggactgagCTGGAATCCTGGCGAGCTGAGTGCTAGGCTGTGCTTCTCTTATCTCTACTGCTGATGCTTTAACCACAGCTTCCAGCCCCACGTGGCAGGTTGCCTGGCAACACCTTAAACACAGTCACTGCCTGCccagagggggcagaggagggagggaggggcccccaggggctgctctgccccttcctgggcTCACTGCTATGGCTTCCTCGTCCCTCTGGAGCATGATGGCCCTTGTTGGTGTCTTCCCCAGGCCTCGGATCCCCGTGACACTCAACATGAAGATGGTGATGCCCTCCTGGTGAGTTTGGGGAGTGGTAGGATGGGAGCTGAGGGAGCTCtagggggctggctggggtctTCCTGTAGCTGCCAGTGCCTCTGTTTCCCAGGTTTGACCTGATGGGGCTGAGTCCGGATGCCCCTGAGGACGAGGCTGGCATCAAGAAAGCAGCAGAGAATAGTaaggccccagctcctcctcagcatgctccctcctcccgcccccaccctccaggaAAACGTTGGGCGGTACCTTCCTCTGCTCTCTTCCTGGGGCCCCTCTAGCAGCTTCCcccacccattctcccccctcccctccagtaAAGGCCTTGATTGAGCACGAAATGAAGAATGGGATCCCTGCCAATCGGATTGTCCTGGGAGGCTTTTCCCAGGTGAGGGGGGAGCgagggcggtggggggtgggtaggtgAGCTGTGCCCTCACGACTGACTTCTCCTTCTCCCCGCCCTCCAGGGTGGGGCCCTGTCCCTCTACACCgccctcacctgcccccaccctctggcTGGCATTGTGGCGTTGAGCTGTTGGCTGCCTCTGCACCGGGCCTTCCCCCAGGTGAGCAGCTCCATGacccctctcctgccctttgAGTCTCTTTGTGGCCTGGGAATTGTGCTCAAGCACTGGTGTTGCCCTCTGAGTCTTGTCTGACCCGCAGGCAGCCAACGGCAGTGCCAAGGACCTGGCCATCCTTCAGTGCCACGGGGAGCTGGACCCCATGGTTCCCGTACGGTTTGGGGCCCTGACGGCCGAGAAGCTCCGGTCCGTTGTCACACCTGCAAGGGTCCAGTTCAAGACTTACCCAGGTGTCATGCACGGCTCCTGTCCTCAGGTCAGTGGTAAAAGACCccttcctgctcctgcccctcttcttcctccctccaacCAGGAGCCTCTCACAgtccccccttccttccaggaGATGGCAGCTGTGAAGGAGTTCCTTGAGAAGCTCCTGCCTCCTGTCTAACCAGAGTTGCTGGCCCCCAGCGCAGTTCCCCCAGCTCACAGGGGACCTAGCACGCGTGGCACCATCTTGGATCTGAGCCGGTCGAGCCCCTGTCCCCACCTTCCCTGACCTATCCTCTTCCCACAGGCCTCTGGGGCAGGTAGGCCGAGGCCTAGCCAGGCCGTCCTTCCTGGCTGTAGTCGCCTGGCTGCCTGCAGTAGGGGTTGGGCTGCTTTCTTCTCCATTGCCCTGGAGGTGGGCCCCCGGCAGCAGTATTGGAGGGGCTGTAGGCAGCGGGAGAAGGGGCCCAGCCGCTGACCCACTCACTCAGGACCTCACTCACTAGCCCCGCTTTGGGCCCCCTCCTGTGACCTCAGGGTTTGGCCCAAGGGGCCCTCCCAGGCCCCATCTACCCCCTCCCAGCTGATTCTGCCCAAGATAATCGTATGTCTCTCCCGCCTCCACTCCAGCTGCTTCTCAATCATGAATGTGTCTGTGACCCCAGGCCCCCTCGCTGCTGTGGGCTGCCTGCCCCTGGGCAGTGTTGGCGAGGGGGCAGAGTCCACGGAGGGGGCCGTCCTTCAGCCCTTTCCGACTCGGGGGCTGGACCCTGTCTCCCTGCCGCCTTCCCCGCAGGCCTGGAGCCTGCAGGGCTGGACCGAGGCTCGAGGTCTCCCCCAGCGGTGTCGCCCTCACGTTGTCCCCACTCTAgggccaggggaggtgggggaggagttgCGTCTCGTCTTCTGTCTCCATGTGGGTTTGGGTGTTTTTCTTGTCATGTCCTGGATTCcgataaaattaaagaaattgctTCAACTCTCAGGCCTGGCTGGTTCTATCCAAGGGGTAGGGAGAGACCATGTGTGAGGAAATGCTCCAGCGTaagaaaaccttttattttaaatattttggagagtGCCTTCGTAACAGTTTAAATTAGTGCCTGGGAGCAGGGTGTTGTCGTCTCAGGGTGCCACCTCCCCCACTCGCTTCTTGGTGATCTTGATGGGCCCTGTGTTCCCAGACCCTGCAGAGGCGAAGAGTCAGAGACCCCTGCCTCCTGATCCGTGGAGCCCGAGGCCTCATGCCTGTGGGCTGAACAGGCCTGCTGGGGTTTGAGGTAGGGCAGGCGCCGAGGCCCCTGCGTTCTTGCCAGATGCTGGCGAGCAGgcagttgtttctgttttctggttTGTGGTAGGAGAGGGTGTCAGACCTGCGTGCTGAAGCCTGAGGGATTCTGCTTCTGCCAGCGCCATAGATCCTCACCTGTGATGGGGTGAGGCGCGTGGTCAGGATGCACACGAATGCAGGGTCGCCACCACCTCGGGGGCACATCCAGGCCCAGCCAttccctcctggcccctggctgTCTCTCAGGGGTCGGGCTAGCACTCACACATCCTGTCCAGCCCTAAGGCTGCTGTCCAGCCCAGCTCCCGGAGGGCCAGGCTCGGGTCGGCGTAACAGGCAGCCACGTCCCCTTCCCGCCGTGCCACCACCTTGTATGGGATCTGCAGGAGAGGGGACAGTCGTAGCTTGGCTGAGCCAGCCGTGGCCTCACCCAGCCAACTTCTGACTAGACCCTCAAGGCATGGAGACCAGGGCCGGATCTCTTGCAGGCACACAGCGCTAAGGCAGGCTGAGTAGCGGGACAGCACAGACGCCCACCTTCCTCCCGGAGGCCTTCTCCATGGCGTGGACCATCTGCAGCACCGAATAGCCTGTGCCTGTTCCCAGGTTGTAGATCTGCCCGGGAGAGAACAGGTGCTGTGGAAGGGGCTGACCTAACCACGGCTCTGGGCCCCATTTTCCCAGaactccacctcccttccctcgcttcttctttctcctcctaccCGGCAGCCACACTGCTCTTTCAGTTTCCTCAGGGCCGCGATGTGGCCCTTGGCCAGATCCACCACGTGGATGTAATCCCGGACGCCTGCGGAGGAGTTGCTGGTTGGGTGGGAGGGCTCAGTATAGTCTATGCCACCTCAGTCTCCCTTGCGGCTCCCACTCCTGGATCCTCATCCTAGGCTCACCTGTGCCATCCTCTGTGTCATAGTCATTGCCAAAGACATTCAGGGCCTCCCGTCGCCCAATCGCCACCTGGGGTGGAGGTCAGGTCAGTTCTTCCCAGGCCCTCAGCACCAGCTGTACCCTTAAAACCTAGGGCAACCCCcgtccctccccttcttccttacCTGAGAGACATAGGGCATGAGGTTGTTGGGGATGCCCTGAGGATCCTCACCAATGCGGCCCGAGGCGTGAGCGCCTGTGGGGTTGAAGTAGCGCAGCAGCACCGCGTTCCAGGTCTGTGGGACACAGGtcagggggcggggcgagggtGCAGGCTGTGTCCCAACTCAACCCGGAGCCCTTTACCTCTCACCCCCATGCCTGTTGTCTATTCCTAGAACAGGGCCGGAGGACTGGGTCCTCCCCCAGgcgctgtgaccttgggcagttgCTGCAGCTTCCTGAACCCTAGCTTCCTCCGTGGGGTTGCCTCGGATCCCATCCTCGGATTCACGgggacagagccagggctgggttccCTCACCTTGTCCGCCTGGCACAGGTCCCGGATCATTTCCTCGATGAAGAACTTGGATTTGCCGTAGGGGTTGGTACAGCCCCCCGTGGGGTGGGCCTCATCCAGGGGCAGATACTGGGGGTTCCCATACACAGTGGCTGAGCTGCTGAATACCAGGCTCTTCACTCTGTGGGCTCTCATGATCTGGCCATGGGGGGGGAGGTGTCAGTGGCCTCTGCCTCCCGTGTTattcccagccccttcctccttcACTGGTGGGTGGGGCCGAGGTACGGGCACTCccatttacagatggggagactgaggctgagaGGTAAAGAAAGACATGTGTACAAGGTGGTACAACTTTGGGCCCTGCCTGACCTGACCCCCTTACTCACTGTGTTTGGCACTGCCCTCCTGGCAAGGGGCCCTCCCGGTGCCTGTGTCCTTGCCCCACATCTCACCTCCAGGAGCTGGATGGTTCCTGTCAGGTTAACTCTGTAATAGTCCAGAGGCTTCTGCACTGACTCGCCCACAGCCTTGAGTCCCGCAAAGTGGATGACTGCCGTAAAGCTGTGCTGCAGGCACAAAACCGGGTCAGACGCTGCTGCTGCACAGGCCCTGGCCCGTGGCAgtgccctctgcctgcctgcctgcctgcctgcctgccagctcccCACCTTCTTGAAGAGACGTTCCAGGGCTGCCTGGTCCAAGATGTCCATCTCCTCAAACTCCAAAGAGCGGCCTGTCAGCTCCTGAACTCGCTGCAGGCTCTCAGGCATGGAACCCCCTCCTGGTTGGGCACACGGAGGCCATCACAATCAGAGGAGGTGGGGTCCTGGGGACTAGCCAAGATACACACCCTCTGAAGGTGGAACCCATGGTTTTCCTTCTGACCCTTCCagaagccccagccccacccttgcACTCACCACGGATGGCATTATGGAAGTTGTCGATGACCACAGGCGAATAGCCGGCCTCCAGCAGCTCCAACACCGTGTGGCTGCCAATGTAGCCAGCCCCGCCTGTTACCAGAACCTTCTCTGCCATCGCACCTGGCCCAGGACACAGAGTCTCAGAGGTGGCTTGCACTGGCCACTCGGAGCCTCCTCCCAACAGAAATCTGGCCTCGGAGGGAGGCAGTGGTGTGTCCCAGTTAATAGGGCGGCTCTGGAGTCAGCCCTGGTCCAAGTTTGGATGCCATCACTTTCTGGCCCTTACCTTCTCTTTGCCTTAGTTTCCATCTCTATAACATGGGACTTACTGTACAAATGCCATGTGATAGTGTAAGAGTTAAATGAGGTGATTTTAAAGGCCTGTCATATGGTACAGGTGGGGAGACAGACCGACAGGTGCTGTGTTTTCTAGACCCAACTGGCCCTGGGTTGGGAAGGTGGAATCTAAGACTCCACAGTTCTTCCCCAAGGAGTCTGCGAACTGAACAGTCTGGGCAGAAGCCGATATGGCAGCAGCACTGGAACTCCAAGCGCCCAGGAAGGGATTCTGCCTGCTCAAACTCAGGCCTTCTATAAACCGGCTCCTGGGCTCCAGCTGTACACAGCACCCCTGCCTTACTCTCCCTTCAGGGTCAAATGAGAGGAAGCAGGAAACTTACCAGCCTGCCTCAGGGTGGGGTCCTTTGCCAGGCAGGCTGAGCCCAGCTCTGAGGCTGCAGCGCTGCTTTCCTGGCattggccccaccccacccaggtcAGCCAGGCTGGCCaagcctctgcccctgcctggcccagTAGGAGCACTTGCAGTTTGGAGCGAAGGGTCCCGCCCAACTCTAGGCAGCACTGAGCTGGCCGGTGTAGACGTGGCCCTGGCGCCTAGTCCACTGCCAGGTGTGCACCCCGCCTTGAACAAACTCCGcgggcagagggggaggagggggtggaagcCCCAAACACTGAGGTCTTTCATTCGGGGCGGCCCTGCTAGAAGCCgccctcctccaggctgcctcAACTGCCTCCAGGGTTCGTCCAGCTCCAACCAATTTGGCGGAGCGCCCTTGGTGTACCGGGCACTTTTGcattattttcctgaattcttcCAGTATCCTGATGAGGCAGGTATTATCACTGGCACTTTACAGACCAGAGTACTAAAGTCAGACTAAAGTAATTTGCCTGctgtcacacagctagtgataGCTGGGCTAGAATCAGGACCTCCAGGCTCCCAGGCCCGCCCCTAACCCAAGCAGTTCGCCCTTCCCCCCGGCTGCTTCCCGCTGGACTCTGCTCCGGATGTCGAAGCCTCCCCTACCCCCATCCCGCTGAGGTCCACGCACTGTGCAGATCTCCAGAAAGGGGTCGCCGAGGGTGCCCTGCGAGGCAGGAAGGTTGGTGAAGCGAACCCGCCCCGGGCCCCAGCTGTCGCCTCCTCGGTTTTTCCAGTCTGCATAATGGGTGGGAAGGGGCGCTGGGTCTCGGGTCATGGCTAGAAGGGGGCCGTGCAAGGCGTCCCCGGACTGGGAATGAATGACCCCGGGCCGCCCCAGCCGTGGCAGCTGGAGCGGTCCACCCTGGCGATACTCTGCCCAAAACACAGCCTGGCCCCCAAAACTCTCGTCCGCTCCCAATAGACCACCCGGCCGCTCGCTAGCCCGACAGTCCAGCCCCACATTCCCTTCCCGAACCTGATAGGGACTGCGGGTCCCACGCTGCCTCTAGCGTTGCCGCCTCCGGAGCCTCGGTCCCTTTAAGAGCCGACGGCCCGCAAGGTCCCGCCCTCTCACGCCCGCAGGAGACGCGTCACTCGGGGAGACGGCAGTACGGGGCGCCGGGAGGACAAAACGGGCTGGGGGTTGAAGACCACGCCCCTACAAAGGCCAGCAGTGGGCAGCACAGTCCAGTGCCAAGGTGGCCCGCAGAGGGAAGACGTGGACAGACTCAGGCCTCGAAGCCGGAGCCGAGCGGCGGGGATCCGCTCTCATGAAGAGTGCTCCGGGTTTCCGCGCCACGATCGAGCGCTCGTGCCGACCCCCGAAAACAGGTGGAGAGCAGCGCCCCGGGAGATGGGGCTCCTAGCTCACCCGCAGGTTTTTCAAGCTTTTTGTATCTGCTAAACCCTTTCTTCAGGGTGAGCCTTGCATGAACACACAACCGTGTGGAACGAAGGCAGTTTTAAGGGGCGGCGCTGATCGAAGGGAACGGTGGTGTGCGTTGCCTTAGAAGCGGCAGGTGCTGGGGAGTCTAGCTCCAAAACCTACCAGAGAACTGGAAGCTAAAGTAGGAACTCCGTGCCGATTGCGCTCAGCCTTCACACAGAGCTGAGAATGGTTTGTCTGCACCCTGCCTACCATAGTGGATTAGAAAATGGTCATGTTTCTGTTTAATATAAAGGTATGGCTAGGGAATGATGTGTATAAAGGCATGTCATACTATGTGATGAAACCAGAGCCAGTAAATAAATGCACAAGTGTTTCCCCAAACCTGGAATGCCCAAGAACCACTGACGGCTGGCAGAGCCTGACATACAAAGAGCCAAGCACACCGGCTCCAGCCCAGACCCAGAGGAGCAGATGCCCCCTGCTGCCTGCGAGAGAGCCTGTGCAGCAGCCCTGGTCAGAGCCAAGGGCCTCAGAAACAACCTTCTCAGGGCATTCTGGCCAGCCCTGAGCAAGCCCAAGGCCACCAGTTTCCAGTCACTGTAGATTTGGGGATCAGGTGGGGAAACGGAGAATGAATGCAGAGATGAATAGTCTGCGTTTACCTCTCAGAATGCAAATAAAGACGTtttatcccccacccctcctcaaaTATACACATATCTGCAGGATCCTGGAATGGTTCAGCATCATTAAACCTTTAATTAcacagctgtttttaaaaatcatgttcaGAGTGGTTTTCCATAGAGGCTAGAGTTGGCAGGTCGCCAAGAAAGAACTGAGCCTTCACCCCTTCAGCAAATGCCCTCTGCCAGCTTGGGGAAAAACCCCTCCATGCCCTTTTGCCCTCTGAAGTCAGAGAGCAGGGGCACCAAGGCCACAGCTGGGTTGAGCTGTGCAGTCACCTGTCAGATTTCATCCAGAGGTAAGACCTGAGGATCAGCCCAAGCCAGGGAACTGGGTTCCCAAATTGCCCCAGGGATTCAATTCCTGGGCTGTTGGGTCCATGGTAAAGGGAGGCCCTGAGGCTCCAAAGCCTCTTACTCCTACTCAGGTCTGGCAGGGAGAGCCTGAGGCCAAGGAGCTCCTGTCCCTCACCTTTCTACCAGGAGAGAGCTGTGTGCAGGGCTGGCGGTGAGGTGCCCATTCCTGTCCATTTTGTTCCCATTTCCACGAGCCCGTCAGTGAATCATCCAGGCGTGCCCCCATCCCACACAGTCCCCGAGCGTCCGGTGGGCAAGGGGCTCACAGTTTACAGGTAGCCTGAGCCACTTTGGAACCGGTTTTTCTGTTAAGGGCTTGACAGATAAAGGTTCCAGCTTCCAGGAGCTTCTGGAGGTTCACGCCCTTTGAGAaacaaggaggaagaaggaagtcaTGATATGCCCCCCCACACCTGGGATACGGCACACTGATGGACAGCTGTGGCACTGAAAGAGTAAGGGTGAAGACAAAGGGCTCGTTCCtgtgacggggtggggggggggggcaccagctAGCTGTCTCTGAGGCCGTGTCCTTCCGGCCCCTGGGTCCCCCTCTGACTCCCCTGGTACAGGATGCCTCAGCCCGTGTAATGGTTAGCAGTGCCCCCACCAGAACAGGGACCCCATCAGTCTTGTCCAGTGCTCCAtctccagggcctggcctgcagggtcAAACACGGCACACCGCAGCAATGaactgggaggcagagggagcgCGAGCACCAGCCAGAAGGGCCGCTCCAGAAACCCACTGTTTGCAACAGCAGCTCCTGTTCACTCACGTGCACTATGTGCTCGGCTCTGGGCTAAGCATCCTACATTTCCCTAGTTCATCCGAGTACCGGCCTATGAGACAGGTGTTGTTGCTACCCCATTTCTTAGGCCCTGAGAGGTCAAGTGTTTTGTCAGGTCACACAGCCTGTGAGTGGCAGAACCAGGTTTTAAACCCAGTGACTTCCGAGCCTAAAGCACAGGCGCTACGCTTCCAATCTACAGAGTGCCCCTACTGACTCTGAGTGCCCTGGTGGCCACCGCATCCCACTGCCCTCACCTGACAAGGAACGAAGTCTAGAGGACTGACTCGTGTCAGGTTACGCACCTTGCCCCTTTTGGGGTGCTCCCCTTACGTCCCAGTGCCTCTCTAAACTAAAGCAGGGAATCAAGGGAGAGCCTGGCCTTCCCAAGGCCTCCATCGCCCACACTCTGCTCTCTCAAAAACACACAATAACCCCCTGGCACCCCTCCCTTATTaactgctcccctgccccccgaaATAACAACCCTAAATAATCCCAGCAGCTCCTGTCCACTGGCTTCAGGCAGAGTCTGGTTAGTTCAGGGCTGTCACGACAGGGGACGGACAGGCTTACCGTGTGAATGCCCAAGCCCGCCAGCATATAGACCAGGTCCTCGGTGGCCAGGTTTCCCGATGCCCCCTGTGCATAGGGACAGCCTCCAAGTCCCGCCACGGAAGAGTCCACGATGCTCACTCCCATCTGGAAACGTGAGGACGGTGACACATGGCTCTGACTGTGGGACCAGAGCCTACCAAGCTGGTCCTTAGAAACCCCCCAGTTGTCTGCTGCCTGAAACGCCACTGCCAGTCATCCATTCCTCGGGTTTGTGGTCTGTTCGAGTGAAAACCCCACTGAAAGAGTTTCTCTTTAGCTCCGGGAGCAGCACGAGTCTCCCCGCAGACACTGTTCGCTCTGCAGGAATATGCTCCCTCGGGCCCTGCAGTGGTTTCAAGGTTCCTTCTCACCCTGAAGGCCTCAGCCTACCAGCCACCTCCTCAGAGGCCCTGCCCGATCACTGACCTAGAGCAAGCCCTGTGTGCACACTCTCCCCCACAAGGCTGCTGTCTGACCCCCGGGGACCCAGCCGCTTCCCTAGGTCACGCACCTCCCAGTCTCCTGGATGGTTCGTGTTTGGTGTTTTGTTAGATTTGACTTTCTTGTCTCTTCTTAGAGCTCTAACAGACCTCACCCTTGACAACCACCACTCTTGAGAAAATAGACCCAGAAAGTAATAGAATCACCTGAGACACTGGCCTACAGGAGGTAACttgagagtggggagagagaagtggCCTGAGATTGCTCTAGAACCTGAAGACAACAGGCTGGAATCAGACTAACGCTACCGCAAGGCAGCGGTGGAGAGACCCTCCCTTCTTCAGGGCAGGCAGCCAGCCCAGGAAAAGCGAACCTCAAGGGGAGCCCAATCTCAGGTCTCAGTCCAGCCTCCGGGAAGTGGCAGTAAAGCCTCGCCCTCTGAGTGCCCACTGCCGGCGCCCCACTGCCAGGCCCGGCCTGCTGCTCCACAAAGAGATGTGTTTGCACACTCCCTACCTGGCATGCCACCCCAGGGCCCGGGCCCACGAGTCCTCCCCGAGCCCTTGGCCTTGCCGGCTCGTGCTGCCGAGCCACCTTTCTGCTTCCCCTGCTCGACTCCTGAACTTCTCCATGATCTTCAGG
This Phyllostomus discolor isolate MPI-MPIP mPhyDis1 chromosome 5, mPhyDis1.pri.v3, whole genome shotgun sequence DNA region includes the following protein-coding sequences:
- the LYPLA2 gene encoding acyl-protein thioesterase 2, encoding MCGNTMSVPLLTDAATVSGAERETAAVIFLHGLGDTGHSWADALSTIRLPHVKYICPHAPRIPVTLNMKMVMPSWFDLMGLSPDAPEDEAGIKKAAENIKALIEHEMKNGIPANRIVLGGFSQGGALSLYTALTCPHPLAGIVALSCWLPLHRAFPQAANGSAKDLAILQCHGELDPMVPVRFGALTAEKLRSVVTPARVQFKTYPGVMHGSCPQEMAAVKEFLEKLLPPV
- the GALE gene encoding UDP-glucose 4-epimerase isoform X2 gives rise to the protein MAEKVLVTGGAGYIGSHTVLELLEAGYSPVVIDNFHNAIRGGGSMPESLQRVQELTGRSLEFEEMDILDQAALERLFKKHSFTAVIHFAGLKAVGESVQKPLDYYRVNLTGTIQLLEIMRAHRVKSLVFSSSATVYGNPQYLPLDEAHPTGGCTNPYGKSKFFIEEMIRDLCQADKTWNAVLLRYFNPTGAHASGRIGEDPQGIPNNLMPYVSQIYNLGTGTGYSVLQMVHAMEKASGRKVRIYGAGRSRIPQASARRSDTLSYHKPENRNNCLLASIWQERRGLGACPTSNPSRPVQPTGMRPRAPRIRRQGSLTLRLCRVWEHRAHQDHQEASGGGGTLRRQHPAPRH
- the GALE gene encoding UDP-glucose 4-epimerase isoform X1, which translates into the protein MAEKVLVTGGAGYIGSHTVLELLEAGYSPVVIDNFHNAIRGGGSMPESLQRVQELTGRSLEFEEMDILDQAALERLFKKHSFTAVIHFAGLKAVGESVQKPLDYYRVNLTGTIQLLEIMRAHRVKSLVFSSSATVYGNPQYLPLDEAHPTGGCTNPYGKSKFFIEEMIRDLCQADKTWNAVLLRYFNPTGAHASGRIGEDPQGIPNNLMPYVSQVAIGRREALNVFGNDYDTEDGTGVRDYIHVVDLAKGHIAALRKLKEQCGCRIYNLGTGTGYSVLQMVHAMEKASGRKVRIYGAGRSRIPQASARRSDTLSYHKPENRNNCLLASIWQERRGLGACPTSNPSRPVQPTGMRPRAPRIRRQGSLTLRLCRVWEHRAHQDHQEASGGGGTLRRQHPAPRH
- the GALE gene encoding UDP-glucose 4-epimerase isoform X4; translation: MAEKVLVTGGAGYIGSHTVLELLEAGYSPVVIDNFHNAIRGGGSMPESLQRVQELTGRSLEFEEMDILDQAALERLFKKHSFTAVIHFAGLKAVGESVQKPLDYYRVNLTGTIQLLETWNAVLLRYFNPTGAHASGRIGEDPQGIPNNLMPYVSQVAIGRREALNVFGNDYDTEDGTGVRDYIHVVDLAKGHIAALRKLKEQCGCRIYNLGTGTGYSVLQMVHAMEKASGRKVRIYGAGRSRIPQASARRSDTLSYHKPENRNNCLLASIWQERRGLGACPTSNPSRPVQPTGMRPRAPRIRRQGSLTLRLCRVWEHRAHQDHQEASGGGGTLRRQHPAPRH
- the GALE gene encoding UDP-glucose 4-epimerase isoform X3 codes for the protein MAEKVLVTGGAGYIGSHTVLELLEAGYSPVVIDNFHNAIRGGGSMPESLQRVQELTGRSLEFEEMDILDQAALERLFKKHSFTAVIHFAGLKAVGESVQKPLDYYRVNLTGTIQLLEIMRAHRVKSLVFSSSATVYGNPQYLPLDEAHPTGGCTNPYGKSKFFIEEMIRDLCQADKTWNAVLLRYFNPTGAHASGRIGEDPQGIPNNLMPYVSQVAIGRREALNVFGNDYDTEDGTGVRDYIHVVDLAKGHIAALRKLKEQCGCRIYNLGTGTGYSVLQMVHAMEKASGRKIPYKVVARREGDVAACYADPSLALRELGWTAALGLDRMCEDLWRWQKQNPSGFSTQV